Proteins encoded in a region of the Neodiprion virginianus isolate iyNeoVirg1 chromosome 2, iyNeoVirg1.1, whole genome shotgun sequence genome:
- the LOC124299317 gene encoding gustatory receptor 5a for trehalose-like: MARRGGNVENIEWSCRTGLPQNAAWKSAKPSLVQIESFGGDFFFGRDDSTKADAIAIDVMPQNKWREDQNRFHLAIGPILLMAQCFAVLPVSGVRSPDSSDLKFTWKSPKILYFIISFTGAIILTVCSIVRVSHSGITATKTTNIVFFGAACITMALFLRLATRWPCLIRFWEKVENEMIIYPTPSTRMQLKTRLALMAGVTITIALVEHVLSIIAGYASALECAALRKDTDIVATYFQSQFPQVFDLTPYNWWKGVLVQCLNIISTFSWNFMDLFLMLVSFALASRFRQMNHHLYATRGKAMPDWWWAEARENYNRLANLTRRVDSNISDIVLLSFATNLYFICIQLLNSLKPRHGTPQTLYTSFSFGFLLARTAAVSLYAAAVNDESLRPSPILYSVSTTSYSIEVQRFLTQITTDRIGLTGLNFFAITRGLILTVAGTIVTYELVLVQFNAMQNANSTIVNITEACEVK, from the exons ATGGCGAGGCGCGGCGGTAATGTGGAAAACATCGAATGGAGCTGCAGGACAGGATTACCTCAAAATGCCGCATGGAAATCTGCAAAGCCGTCACTCGTTCAAATCGA GTCTTTCggtggagatttttttttcggaagaGACGATTCAACAAAAGCTGACGCTATAGCCATCGATG TAATGCCACAGAATAAGTGGAGAGAAGACCAAAACCGATTCCATCTTGCGATTGGGCCCATTCTCTTGATGGCCCAATGTTTCGCCGTCTTACCTGTCTCTGGCGTTCGGTCTCCAGACTCTTCTGATTTAAA ATTCACCTGGAAAAGTCCTAAGATCTTATATTTCATCATTTCGTTCACGGGTGCGATTATACTCACAGTCTGCAGTATCGTTCGAGTGTCGCATTCCGGGATAACAGCAACGAAGACAA CCAATATTGTCTTCTTTGGGGCTGCCTGCATTACAATGGCGTTATTTCTGAGACTCGCCACGCGGTGGCCATGTCTTATACGCTTCTGGGAAAAGGTGGAAAACGAAATGATCATTTATCCAACGCCATCGACGAGAATGCAACTGAAGACCAGACTTGCTCTCATGGCTGGTGTCACCATAACCATAGCCTTAG TCGAGCATGTGCTGTCGATTATTGCCGGTTATGCGAGTGCCTTAGAGTGCGCTGCTCTCCGAAAGGATACAGACATTGTTGCGACATATTTTCAGTCGCAATTTCCTCAG GTCTTCGATTTGACGCCTTACAATTGGTGGAAGGGTGTTCTGGTCCAATGCTTAAACATTATCAGCAccttttcctggaattttATGGACCTTTTCCTGATGTTGGTAAGCTTCGCTTTGGCTTCTCGATTTCGCCAGATGAACCATCACCTTTATGCCACCAGAGGAAAG GCAATGCCTGACTGGTGGTGGGCCGAGGCCAGAGAAAACTACAATCGTCTAGCCAATCTCACGCGGCGAGTCGACTCCAACATTTCCGACATCGTTCTGCTGTCATTTGCCACCAATCTTTATTTCATCTGTATCCAACTTCTGAATTCTCTCAA ACCGAGGCACGGTACTCCGCAAACACTCTACACCAGCTTCTCCTTCGGTTTTCTACTCGCCAGGACCGCAGCTGTCTCTTTGTACGCTGCAGCCGTTAATGATGAGTCTCTTCGACCGTCTCCAATCCTCTACAGCGTTTCCACAACTAGTTACTCCATCGAG GTTCAGAGGTTTTTGACTCAAATTACCACGGACCGGATCGGTCTAACTGGCCTGAACTTCTTCGCGATCACGCGAGGGCTTATTCTGACA GTGGCTGGCACGATAGTCACCTACGAACTGGTTCTGGTTCAGTTCAATGCAATGCAGAACGCCAATTCAACGATCGTGAACATCACTGAAGCTTGCGAAGTCAAGTAG